The Rathayibacter caricis DSM 15933 genomic sequence GCGGTCAGCCGGCCGTCGCCCGCGCCGCCGCGGAGCGAGGTGAGCGCGTCGCGCAGGATCCGCCGCAGCGCCGGCTCCCCCACTCCGGTGAGCGCCGCGATCTCGGGCTGCGTGTAGCGACCGGCGACCGCCAGGAGCAGCAGCTCCCGATCGGGGCACGGCAGGGCGAGGAGGCCGGTGCCCATCGGACGCCGGGCGACCGCCCTCGAGGTGCCGAGGGTCTCGCAGAGCACCTCGAGCAGCCAGAGCACCGGGGTCTCGGAGCGGGCGCCCTCGGGACAGCGGCGCCAGACCTCGGCG encodes the following:
- a CDS encoding RNA polymerase sigma factor, whose protein sequence is MSAGTDDEVASEVYSVGIAAARLLRSAATGDRAAFAALFDRFGTLFSASVAAVHSDAATRDRLCTEAFAEVWRRCPEGARSETPVLWLLEVLCETLGTSRAVARRPMGTGLLALPCPDRELLLLAVAGRYTQPEIAALTGVGEPALRRILRDALTSLRGGAGDGRLTA